The proteins below are encoded in one region of Ostrea edulis chromosome 3, xbOstEdul1.1, whole genome shotgun sequence:
- the LOC125675339 gene encoding basic phospholipase A2 4-like isoform X2: protein MANLRCTLIALFISVYLVETKSVGKRSVFQMCELVQFYTQNSCYLYNDYGCFCGYGQVGYKEVDRVDGCCRKHDSCYGRVNCFFGAQFVPFGSSCNSTTNECHCTDSFGSCARDVCECDLAFASCLRGQPVHDVFLNYDRTQCKLSLPRLVGQD, encoded by the exons TATATCTTGTGGAGACTAAGAGCGTGGGTAAGCGCAGCGTATTTCAGATGTGCGAGCTGGTGCAGTTCTACACCCAGAATTCTTGCTATCTTTACAATGACTACGGATGTTTCTGTGGTTACGGGCAGGTCGGCTACAAGGAAGTAGACAGAGTGGATGG ATGCTGTAGGAAACACGATTCCTGTTACGGGAGAGTAAATTGTTTCTTTGGAGCACAGTTCGTTCCATTTGGTTCATCGTGCAACTCCACAACAAACGAATGCCATTGCACAG ACTCGTTTGGTTCCTGTGCGCGGGATGTATGCGAGTGTGACCTAGCATTTGCATCCTGTCTCAGAGGTCAGCCCGTACACGATGTGTTTTTGAACTACGACCGAACCCAGTGTAAGCTTTCTCTTCCACGACTTGTAGGCCAAGACTGA